The Pirellulales bacterium genome includes a region encoding these proteins:
- a CDS encoding efflux RND transporter periplasmic adaptor subunit has translation MTRKVQPALFIFLAVAVESAGGCNKTAAPSAESKPPKVTVQTPVFSQVTDEDSYTGWLRPSEKVEVRARVRGHIKKVAFHDGDMVTKEQLLFELDPRPFQTQIDQALSQAKAIDAQRIALQRDVERYTELVKTRAVTQQQLDKAIADVGYAEAQVAAKMEEVNGLRLDLEYAKVTAPIAGRIGRAQLTEGNLVNAGGSDPVLTTIVAVDPISLYFSVDEPALQKFLKTEQDARAKSGTELDKRPLRERKIKIRFGLETDEGYPHEATLDFANNEIDSTTGTIEVRAEVKNPNGLFAPGYRVRVRVPVGAPYDAILVPESAVNTDQDRKYLLTVDAKRIVKRCDVRLGRLLDNGMQVVSAPNPPLAKDTQIIVEGMQRARLNYPVEPIAEPAPTQTAAQ, from the coding sequence ATGACTCGCAAAGTTCAACCGGCGCTGTTTATCTTCCTTGCGGTTGCCGTCGAATCAGCCGGCGGATGCAATAAAACCGCCGCCCCGTCTGCCGAGTCCAAGCCGCCGAAGGTGACGGTCCAGACGCCCGTGTTTTCACAGGTCACCGACGAAGATTCCTACACCGGCTGGCTACGGCCATCGGAGAAGGTCGAGGTTCGCGCCCGGGTCCGCGGCCATATCAAGAAGGTCGCTTTTCACGACGGCGACATGGTGACCAAGGAGCAATTGCTCTTCGAATTGGACCCGCGTCCGTTTCAGACACAGATCGATCAGGCGCTGTCGCAGGCCAAGGCGATCGACGCCCAGCGGATCGCCCTGCAGAGAGACGTTGAGCGGTACACCGAGTTGGTGAAGACTAGGGCCGTCACGCAGCAACAGCTCGACAAGGCGATCGCCGACGTGGGCTACGCCGAGGCGCAAGTTGCGGCGAAGATGGAAGAAGTGAACGGATTGCGGCTGGATTTGGAATACGCGAAAGTCACGGCCCCCATCGCCGGACGCATCGGCCGCGCTCAACTGACTGAGGGAAACCTGGTTAACGCCGGCGGCAGCGATCCGGTGCTGACAACGATCGTGGCCGTGGATCCGATTTCCCTTTACTTCTCAGTCGACGAGCCGGCGCTACAAAAATTTCTCAAGACAGAGCAGGATGCCCGGGCGAAAAGCGGCACCGAACTCGACAAGCGACCCCTTCGCGAGCGCAAAATCAAAATCCGCTTCGGACTCGAGACGGATGAAGGCTATCCGCACGAGGCGACTCTCGATTTTGCCAACAACGAAATCGATTCGACCACCGGCACGATCGAGGTGCGGGCGGAAGTGAAGAATCCCAATGGCCTGTTTGCGCCCGGCTACCGAGTGCGCGTTCGTGTTCCCGTCGGCGCACCGTACGATGCGATCTTGGTGCCCGAGTCGGCGGTCAACACCGATCAGGATCGAAAATATCTTCTGACGGTCGATGCCAAGAGGATCGTCAAGCGTTGTGACGTGCGGCTGGGACGACTGTTGGATAACGGGATGCAAGTTGTCAGCGCCCCAAATCCACCGCTAGCCAAGGACACGCAAATCATTGTGGAAGGCATGCAACGCGCCCGCCTGAATTACCCTGTCGAGCCGATTGCCGAACCGGCGCCGACACAAACGGCGGCCCAATAG